TGGTGATAGGGACTGGGGACAGTGCAGAAGCAAGTGTCACTCTCAAGAGCCTGATTCCTCCAATCACTTATcgcactacaagtactgtagactCAGATACTGTAACTCATGAAGAGAGTGATATGGACTCGAAAACAAAAGTACggtacgtacttgtacatgtccTTTCTCATATAGCCCCATATCTAACCCACCCCATCTTAGAGCCCCCGAGCTCCCTGTTCCCGTTGGTGTACCAGAGGAACAAAAATAACATGATTAGTATTAATGGCTCTCTCAGCAATAGTTCGTCAACTATAGACGATTCGATGACGTCACGGCCGCCCCTATCACAGTTCTCTAAGcccgtactgtactcttaACCTGACTCAGCCTTGATACAGCAACGCGTCTGCGACGTGACATGATCTGCGGAGTATGAATTCGGGTAAACTACAAAAGGCGCGATCTCAGATGGAAGATATTCGTGCCTAGGATTCCGGAAGAGTAACATGACTTTCGGCATGCTAGTGCTAAGTCTTCCATTTTTTGCACTATTTTTCTTCCACGACCCCCCACTCTGATTCCACCACGCAAAAATCAGACCCTGCAGCCAAGAGTGGGCCGTCCATCTATAGGGAGTGAACAAGACCAGACCCGCCCAAAAAAGTGTAAAAAAGGGGTTACACAGCGTAGATTAGGGACAGTCAAACAACAATCGAATAGAGCACGACACATAAGCCATTTATTCTCCAATATATACCTATACAAGCCCCTCTCATACCGTTCCATGGCCTCACTCCACCTCATGACACAACTATAACTCAACTGACTATATACCGTTGCTAACCTTGAGTGCAGATCGACTATTGTCTCTTGATACACGTCACCGAGCGAGTACAACAACAGCTTGAGGAGACGCAGCCAACAGGGATACTCAACTtagccacagacacagcgCACAAGACCGCCCCATAAACACCTCGCCTGCGTAACgttacacaaacacataACCtcacatcaccacacacactcgTTCACCATGGACGAACTACCGTCACACGAGCCAAAAAACCGCTACAGTCGAAGCTCGAGCATTGGATCACCCGCGGACGCGAGATATGCTCCCCCATCGCCGCTCCATGAGCCGTCAGACGCCTCGCAAATCGCCATTGCCATGGGGGGCGTGCGCCAGAGATCGGCCTCGATTCGAAAACACAGACGCCAGCAGCCATCGCAGGTGTTCATTCCGCCGATGCACGAGAACGTCACGGCGCCACGTGATGAGCATGAGCCCAAAATGTCGTCACCCGTGCCCGAAACAGACGAAAAACCGCTGCTCCAAACTTCGGCTGCAGGAGCCACTCTCCTGATCGGTATCCAGATCCTGTCGAAACTGGCCTCGTTTGGTCTTAATCaaatgctgctgctggtagCCACCCCAGCCCTGTTTGGAGCCAACGCACAGCTCGAGTTTGTGCTCAACACagtgctcttcttctcacGAGAAGCAGTCCGACTCGCTCTCCAACGGCTCACCCTCGCTGGAAAGAAGCCAGATGTGTACGTGTTTGGCGGGGGCGTCGTACAGGACACCGTATCAGGCACTTCCCAGGCCGTCATCAACATGGGCTACATCTCTGTACTCCTCGGAGTGTTTTTCTCCTCCGTGGCCGCTGCCTCCCACTCGCTGTTTTCGGTGGCGTACGCATCATGGGCGGTGCAGCTCGTCTGCATAGCAGCCATGGTCGACTTGGCATCCGAGCCCTACTACGTTCTAGCTATGCAACAGCTCAGATTCCGAAGTAGAGCCGCGGCAGAGGCAGTCGCCATTCTCGTGCGATGTGTTGTCACATTCTCCTTCACTCTGCTGGCCAAAGACACCGATGGAGGCCTCAACGGTGGTGTGCTCGCGTTTGCATTCGGCCAACTGGCCTATTCGCTCATCTCCTCTGCCGTGTACATCTACACCGTTCGGCAGGACAACCGAGATCGACAGTTTTCGTTCCGACCTCAGAAGATCCAGCCGTTCGAGAGTCAGATGGAGATGTCTGACAACAACCGGGATGTCATCACACATAACGCGTCTCCTTATTATCTAGACAAGCCCACTGTTCGACTCGCAGGATCCATCTGGATTCAGACCGTATTCAAGCACTGCCTCACCGAGGGCGACCGAATTCTCGTGTCGTACTTCCTGCCTCTCTACGATCAGGGAGTTTATGCTATCGTTCTCAACTACGGCTCTCTGGTTGCTCGAATCGTGTTTTTCCCCATCGAGGAGGGTCTTAGAACATTCTTTTCCAATCTGCTAGGCGAAAAGCCCTCCGAGACCGCTCTCAAGCTGTCCAGACAGGTGCTTTGTTCTGTAGTGAGAATCTACACCTACGTGGCTCTCTTTGCTGCAGGTTTTGGTCCTACCACTCTACCCTTCATCTTCGGTACCCTGCTTGGAGCTAGAGGTGGCCAGTGGTCCGAAGGAGCTCCGTCTCGGTCTGCTCCTGCCGTCATGGGTGCCTTCGCACTGTACATTCCCTTTATGGCTCTCAATGGAGCTCTGGAGAGTTTCGTGCAGTCTGTAGCTACGCCTGCTGATCTTCGACGACAGGCTGTTGCCCTAGGTGTCTTCAGCGTGGTATTTGCCACCGTTGGTGGTCTTCTGATGAAAACTATGGATCTGGGAGCTCGAGGACTTGTTTttgccaacattgtcaacatGACTCTTCGAATTGGCTGGTCAGTGGTGTTCATCTACCACTACTATGTTAGCCACAAGGCCGAGAATGTGAATCCTACCCACCTGTTGCCCGGAAAGCTAGTGATTGCTACCGGAGTAACCACCATTTTGGCCTCGCTGTTTGGCGTGGGGCGTGTCTCTTCTTTCCGAGACGTTGGCATCAACATTGGTCTGGCTCTGGCGCTAGCTGCGGCTATTGCCGTGGAGGAGCGACAAGCTTTGGTCCAGTTGGTGCAGCTTGTtcgaaagaaggaggataAAGTCAAGgtggacgacaaggaggagaaggagaaggagagcgACAAGTCCGAGGGCGAGTCGGAGTAAATAAACCAAACCGTAGAATCTAAAATGTATATCTGTTCTGATGTGATACAAAAGTAGGGTGAAAAtagttacttgtacagtatctatGGttgaagtacaagtacgtacaagtacaagaccTGAGCTCATTAAACATGTATAACTTTCGTATTAGAAGATGACATTAACTGATGatacaataaataaatactTGAAGAATGCAAACTCGGGGTTACAAGCTAAAATGTGGTAACCCATCCTTGAGTCATGTCAGACTACTGACAGCCTTTGCGTGCTACCCGCTCGCTACTCGACTAAtctcctacaagtaggacaTCGGTTCGAGTACTCACTCCAACAAGCAATACATCCAAAATGAACAATGTGACCACATGTCAGCACCTTGGGAATGTTCTTGTCTGGAGCCTGGACTCCACTGAGTCCTCCGGCCTTCATGCTGTCTCTACAGACGACACAGATGTCGTTAGATTCGTTGATCTGCTTTTCTGAAGCGTCCTGAAGGTTCCAATAGAGGCCGTGGAAGTTTGGAGTCTTTCGGGACTTTATGAGTTCTCGAGTTCCTGAAATTGTGATACGCAAAGTCTTGTAGAACTCGCGGAAAATGTGCAGGGGAATGCAATAGTCGCCCATGAGAGTGGCTGAGAAGATGAGATAGGAGATGAGTTTAGCTGTAGTGACAGCAAATCCTAGCAGAAAGAGCCAGTATCTTTTACTCTTGACCAACTGGCCCTTAGAGAGACACATGTAGAGCAGGGCCTTTTCTACGAGATCAAACAACATTATTCCTGTCGATCCGAGCAGCGAACAAAAGAGGATTGTGATCTCAAACAAGAAGACAGAAACCACCATAGATTGAGAGACGCGCAGTTTACGCAAGCAGTATCTGATCCACAGAAtgtcggtcacgtgcagAATGACCAGCGCCAGAATCAGCCGTGGGTATCGCATCACAATGCCACTGTTGGGGTACTCCAGATATACATAGCGGGTTCGCACTGTGCACATCCAATGGAGTCCCTTGATGAACAGCAGGGTAGCAAACATGCCGACAAACCGCCTGTTCAGTTGTGCTCggaacacaaacagctgcaTTGCAAACTCGGAGATTGTGTAGACTGCTCGTTCCTGGAGATGGACCACTTCTCTGGGGTGTAATGATCCGAAAAATATGCGTTGGAGCGATCTGCCAaagatgaagacgacgaagatgagCGCGACACAGAAGGACAGCAAGCCGAGCTTGGTCAGAGGCGTGGGCGCCATCTCGTACAGGTGAGTGAGGCTTTCGCCTGGATGACTACTCATGTCATGTGCTGTGGCGCGAATtatggagctggaggcgGCTTATCGTTTTAGTGTAACTTGCTTTGGTGCCGTCGGTGCGACCAATGTCTTGGGTCGGAGGTCTGTATCGTGGCGGCATGCATGCAAAAAGCAGTAGGCGTGCCGGTCAGGGGCGTGAGGCTGGACGATAAGCATTTGAAATAAACGCAGATTCGTGGAGGATTTTAGCGGGGATAAGCGGTGCTATATAGACACCACGAGCGGGTTGTGACACTTGCCAAGCCTTCAATTCTGTCACACACTCATTTTTTCTGTCATAATTACCTTGGCCTCCACCATGCACGGTCTCGTATGATTCAAgcacctacagtacagtaggtacagtattgtactggccagtacatacgagcCCATGCACATTGCAGTATATAAATAGACTGTGGGTCCACGCGAGTaaaaaagaggaaaacATGGGAGGTCGCATGGTCGAGACGTTCAATATTGGCCTAGTCTTCACTCCCTCTTCTTCGACGCGTTTTCTCTCCATTCATTACTCATCATCTGGTCTCGCtacaaaaaaatatttgGGCTAATGCTTGTGTTCCTGCACATGCCACTTCATGTGATAGATGTCATTCAGGTGCTGTGTTATTGGCAGGGACCGTGGACCAAGCGATTATTGAGAGAAAATGTAGAAATTGGTGGGGAATTAAGCAGGGGTTTCTGGCGGTATTCACCCTTCTGGAATAACAATAAGTAAGTagtaattttttttattctacTGATCCATAAggcctacaagtagccgATGCTGTCCCTTCACTTCAGGTCCTTCTGTAGAACAAACTGTTAgttcttgttctcgtacttgtatcacGATTTTTATGACTGAAATACAAATATTATCGCCAGTTCAATTCCCACCTGCACCAAATACCCAACCTCCCAAAACCTAATGCCGATCAATGAAACTCTGTTAAATATTTTTCAGACAgccatctcatcatcaGCACATAATGGGCAAGTATcctcgaaagaagaacaacCAGAACAACCGAGACAAAAACGACGACGGTCGACGTAAGTCCGGCTGGGAGGACGTTGTAAAGGAGAACGAAAAGTGGGAGAAGTACTACAAGGCCCAGGGTATTGTTCCCGAGGCTGAGTGGGATGCTTTCAAGACCGCTTGCCAGTCTCCTCTTCCCGTCTCTTTCCGAGTGACCGGATCTACTGAGCTCACCGACGAGATCCAGGCTGCTATCGTCGACGACTACGTGCCCCATCTTTCTGGCCTTGTTTTTGAGGGTGAGGAAGTTGTGCCTCCCCAGAACATCAAGTTCTACCCCAACAACCACGGATGGCAGTTCAACGTTCGAAAGACTGTTGTTCGAAAGCAGAAGCTTTTCTCTCGTTTCCACCGATTTCTGGTGCTTGAGACTACTGCTGGTAACATTTCTCGACAGGAGGCTGTCTCTATGATTCCTCCCATTCTGCTTGACGTCCAGCCCTCCGATGCTGTTCTTGATATGTGCGCTGCTCCCGGTTCCAAGACCGCCCAGCTCATCGAGGCCGTTCACGCAGGAGGCGATCTCAACCCCTCCGGTTTCGTCATTGCCAACGACTCCGACTACAAGCGTTCTCATATGCTTATCCACCAGGTCCAGCGTCTCAACTCGCCCAACCTGATTGTCACCAACCACGACGCCCAGATGTACCCCAAGGTCGCTATTGCCGCCAAGGGCGTTGATGGTGCCAAGTCCAACGAGTACCTAAAGTTTGACCGAATCCTGTGTGATGTTCCCTGCTCTGGAGACGCTACCATGCGAAAGAACGTCAACGTGTGGCCCGACTGGACCCCCGGCAACGCTCTGggtctccaccagctgcaaCTCAACATTCTCATGCGAGGAATCCAGCTGCTTAAGCCCGGAGGACGTCTCGTCTACTCCACCTGTTCTCTCAACCCCATCGAGAACGAggctgttgttgccgaGGCTCTGCGACTCTCTAAAGGCTCCGTGCACCTGATTGAGTCTCGAGGCGATATCCCCAACCTTATCAATTCCAAGGGAATGACCGACTGGAAGGTCCAGGCTAAGGGCAACAAGGATGGCTGGAACAACAAGGGTGACGAGGGCTGCACCGACTCCTGGTTCCCCCCCACCGACGAGtccatcaaggagcagctcaCCAAGTGTATCCGAGTCTACCCCCACACCCAGGACACTGGCGGTTTCTTCATTGTCGCCtttgagaaggccaaggatgtcgaggaggaggacgacaagaagcgagTTGCCGAGGATGAAACCCGAGACGCCAAGCGTGTCAAGGTTGATGCTAGTGACATCATCGATGCTGCCAAGGAGACCGCCTCGGACGCTAAGGAGGCCGTTGTCGATGCTGCTGAGaccgtcaaggaggccgtTACTGATGCTGCCGAGActgtcaaggagaagtttgaggGTGTTGTTGCTGAGGTCAAGGAAGACGCTAAGGATgaggagcccaagaagtccaagaagatgCCCTACGACGCCAACGAGGAGCCCTTTGTCTTCGTCGACCCCAACCacgaggagctgcagaagtGCTGGGACTTTTACAAGTTCAACGACCAGTTCCCCCGAGACTCCATGATGGTCCGAAACCACACCGGTGAGCCCACCCGAACTATTTACTACACTTCGCCCAGCATCAAACCCATTCTTGAGCTCAACGCCAACCGACTCAAGTTTGTGCATGCTGGTACTCGATTTTTTACCCTGCAGAAGAACGAGGACACATGCAAGTGGCGAATCCAGAGCGAGTCCGTCAACCGAGCCTTTCCCTATATTGGAGCTCGAGTTGTCAAAGGCAATCTTGACATCATTAAGTTCCTGGCTACTACTGAGTTCCCCAAGTTTGAGATTCTCGAGAAGGAGTACCCCGAGTTTGCCAAGGAAGTTTCTGCTCACACCGAGGGTTGCCTGATCCTCACAGCTCAGTACAACGATCGAGAGATCTGTCTTCCCATGTGGAGAGGAAAAATGAGTGCCAACCTGATGATCAACAagcaggacaaggaggagttccTCCACCGAGTCTTCAAGATCGAGGGTATTAAGACCCGaggtcagcagcagcagcagaagcccGTTGCCGCCGAGTCTGCCGAGCGAGCCCAGGGCCaggccgaggctgccaaggctgTCGAGGAGGCAAAGCAGGAGAACGAGCAGGCCGAGATTGCCGATGAGATTGTTGAGGAGAATGTCGTTGAGAAGGCGGAATAAACGACTACAACATGGATGGGTTTAGGAATATAAAAATTAATAGATTAGTTATTAGTACAACCATATGAAGAGCATATTTGAATGATGCCGGATGTGTATCTGTACGTGCTGTAAGCTTGTAGAGTCTTTTCCAGGTTGTTTTTCCTAGACACTCCATGGTAAAACtaactactgtacgtactgtattgtacagtatatcgTATACACTACCGAATACGATGAACTCTAAACTCGGGAGCTGTTGTACCAAGATTGTATTCTTGTACCGTAGCTATGAATGTGATAACAAATCTGAAAAGGATGGAAACCTATCAAGCACAAATATTTATTGCGCATTGATTCTTCAAACATTTTTCATTCACACAAGAACACGCTGAAAAGCCTCCCGGAGCTTCGCGATTGTACTATGCCACCACCGGAGCAGGAGCGATTGATGTGCGTGACAATACATCAAGTTAGACCCGCCCGAGTGATACCGTGAAACAAGTTATTCCAATACAGTTCGATACTGTGAAACGATGACGTGAGCGCAAAGATGACATTGAACCGCAAAAGAAGAATGAGAGAGCACCTTTTGAGCTATACATGGGCCAGCTCATATCAGTAAGAGTCAGAGCGAAGCAAAGACACTTGGAGATCCACAAATCTTATCGCATCCAACAAAGGGGTGTAGGCCGTGGAACCTCGAAAGGAAAGCACACGAGCTGAACCTTCAGTTTATGGAACCAGGGATGTCTCACTCGAAACAATTGTATTGTAGGGAGATCCCTATTCGtttacaatacagtacatacgtatattgtagctactgtagcatAATTGTCAATGTCCTGGTATGCTAACCGCACGGTCCTGTACACACAGTATATATGGTACTCGGTATTGAATTGATATCATTTTTGAGTTATTACTTgattggaaaaaaaaaaaaaaaaaaaaaaaaagcagcTAGCGCTACGGATCGGGCTCCATTGTGTACCAACACTTAGTTGACAGGATCCATGGAGATCTGGACGTATCGGGCGTTGGAGCaagcggcagcagcagcctcaacAGCCACGGGCCGGAGCTCCCAGTGGCCATCATCGAGCTGACAAGCAAGGAAGCCCTGGTTCTCGTAAGTCAGTCGGTTGTCAGACTGGTGGTTAACGTTGAAGCCAGTGAGACCGTGGCCGACCTGGTTTCGGTCAGTCCACTGCATGGAGGCCTGGTTTCCGAGCTGGACGAATCGACCGGTGTTGGGGTCGACCATCTGACCCCGGTAGGAGAGCTGGGCCAGGAAGGGGTCGTTTCGCTGGTCATTGGAGATCATCAGTCGaccgttgttgttgacaaCCCGCTGGTTGTTCCACTGATCACCGTGGACACGAAGACGAGAGTTCTGGTACTGGGCTCGGCCGTTAAGTCGGTCACCGTTCAGGCTAACAGAAATGGGGTTGGCACAAGGGGAAGCACCGGTGAACACCTGGTAAGTGTGGTCGCTGGATCGCTGATCGTACGAAATGTCGTAAGCATTTCCGTAAGAGTCAACGGGACAGGCCAGGAACTGTTGCTTGCCGTTGTCATGCTGCCAGGCGACtcggttgttgttgttgaatCGCTGGTAGCCAATGGCATTGGATCGTCGGTCAGACAGTGCCAGTCGACCGTCGTCAACACCAACGTAGTTCTGCCGTCGGCCAGTAgagttgtggttgtggacAATGTTAATATCACCCTGAATGTCGACAAAGACGTTGACAGTCTTGAGAGGTGTGCCGTTGATGTCCCGGTTGCTGTTTCCAAAGTACAGGTGCCGTCCGTCGGTCTGCATGGCCAGATTTCGGTGGTCAGAGTCTCGCTGAGCGTTCATCTGGTACACGTAGTCTGAGTCGGGCCACTGGTAGTTGGACTCGTCCACGTACTGGGTAGAGTACAGGTCGTCAGAGTTGTCACCATCGTAGTGGTTGTAGCCACTGTAGTCCTGAGCAAGAGCAGAGGCAACTAGGGCGAGTGCGGCGATAGAGAATTTCATAGTGGAGAGAGTGAAGAGGTTGTCAGAGTCAATGTCGATGGGTCGATGATCTAAAGAACTTGAAGGGTTTCAGGGTGGTTTATATATCTTCAGATCGATTCTTCCGATCACCTTGTCTAGCCTCGGATACCGATAATGTCTCATACTCGACAAGCATCTGACCCTCGAGTAACTTGATTAGTTCGAGATGAAATTTGGATTGATTGGGTTCCGAGCCTTGACTTTTCAATTCTCTGGATCAAGTATGTCCTCTTTTCGAGTGTCCATATTCGGCTCCATGAAGCCTCGGAAAGGTGCCTGGAAAATCACGTTAGACATTCCAATCACTGAATCCAGAAAGCCACGTCAATACTGACCAGGGGGGTGTTCCTGGTGCCTGAATGGTTCGACAGGAGGTACAAAAAAAGGGACTTTGGAGAACTATCAGGAAGGTGCAGGGCAAAAAAATTGCAGTTTAGGAATGAGAAACAACAGGATGGTATCCTAAAAGCCGGGGAGAAGAGAGCAAAGACATTGACATGGATTTTTTATACCCTTTGAGAAAGCTGACAATATCATCTGTGAAGTTTCGAGTCTCCTGTTACTCCTTGTGCTGACAAGGAAAGTGCACCTTACCTAGAGAGGTGCAAGCCACcctacatactgtactgtaacatacaagtgcaagCTCAGCTTACAATTGACATATAGACTAGCGTTGTATACCAATGTAGTgtgcagtacagtatgtacagtagtaggATGGAGTGATTCAAAAGCAGTTACTGAGGGTGTGAATTCATGCCTACCGTATCAActacatacagtatgtacatacaataccTCCCGTTGCTTCTTCCATCAGCATCTACGTGAATAAATTGATTCCACGTCGAGTAGAAAGAGATCTCTTTCCAAACATTGCTTAAGTAACACTCACATACTCAACGACAtttatacaagtaccatgGTATGTTCGTTGGgtacactacaagtacgagtaattACTGTaacatcatcatcagatCACGAGACtgttacttgtagtagagtTCATTGTGCCTCGTCACTCTGAGGAACACTGCGGGAACCGATCTAAAATTGGAATCACTAACAGTGGTACAAGACTGAGATTTTTACCTGCCATTGATGTTACATCATCTTTACAGATACCAATGACTATGTGAAATTACATGCATGTGATGTCATCACTTCACTGATTGAGTTCAGTTGACAAACGTCTGTTCAAGTATTcacctacagtagtatCAATATGTAGATATGAAGATGAGCGACACTCTACATtattcacgtgacaaacGTACAGAAGCTGTCTCTAAAAGCACCCACCAATCCACACACTAGCGCCTCCAACTACGCACTGTACTCAACCGCTTCTCCAGGTTGCCATGAAAGGCAAACGCACAAATAAACTCGTGTTTCATAACGCATCTCGACTGTAATAGGAGTTGGGTTTCATAATACGACTTGTGGGGGGAGAGGTTGATAGGAAGGTGTGGGAGTAATGAGTTATAGACGGATTTAGCCCAGGAAATGTCCTTTAAAGAtaca
This genomic interval from Yarrowia lipolytica chromosome 1E, complete sequence contains the following:
- a CDS encoding uncharacterized protein (Compare to YALI0E06721g, some similarities with uniprot|P38206 Saccharomyces cerevisiae YBL020w RFT1 nuclear division protein, similar to Saccharomyces cerevisiae RFT1 (YBL020W); ancestral locus Anc_8.166), giving the protein MDELPSHEPKNRYSRSSSIGSPADARYAPPSPLHEPSDASQIAIAMGGVRQRSASIRKHRRQQPSQVFIPPMHENVTAPRDEHEPKMSSPVPETDEKPLLQTSAAGATLLIGIQILSKLASFGLNQMLLLVATPALFGANAQLEFVLNTVLFFSREAVRLALQRLTLAGKKPDVYVFGGGVVQDTVSGTSQAVINMGYISVLLGVFFSSVAAASHSLFSVAYASWAVQLVCIAAMVDLASEPYYVLAMQQLRFRSRAAAEAVAILVRCVVTFSFTLLAKDTDGGLNGGVLAFAFGQLAYSLISSAVYIYTVRQDNRDRQFSFRPQKIQPFESQMEMSDNNRDVITHNASPYYLDKPTVRLAGSIWIQTVFKHCLTEGDRILVSYFLPLYDQGVYAIVLNYGSLVARIVFFPIEEGLRTFFSNLLGEKPSETALKLSRQVLCSVVRIYTYVALFAAGFGPTTLPFIFGTLLGARGGQWSEGAPSRSAPAVMGAFALYIPFMALNGALESFVQSVATPADLRRQAVALGVFSVVFATVGGLLMKTMDLGARGLVFANIVNMTLRIGWSVVFIYHYYVSHKAENVNPTHLLPGKLVIATGVTTILASLFGVGRVSSFRDVGINIGLALALAAAIAVEERQALVQLVQLVRKKEDKVKVDDKEEKEKESDKSEGESE
- a CDS encoding uncharacterized protein (Compare to YALI0E06787g, similar to uniprot|Q6C702 Yarrowia lipolytica YALI0E04851g) codes for the protein MKFSIAALALVASALAQDYSGYNHYDGDNSDDLYSTQYVDESNYQWPDSDYVYQMNAQRDSDHRNLAMQTDGRHLYFGNSNRDINGTPLKTVNVFVDIQGDINIVHNHNSTGRRQNYVGVDDGRLALSDRRSNAIGYQRFNNNNRVAWQHDNGKQQFLACPVDSYGNAYDISYDQRSSDHTYQVFTGASPCANPISVSLNGDRLNGRAQYQNSRLRVHGDQWNNQRVVNNNGRLMISNDQRNDPFLAQLSYRGQMVDPNTGRFVQLGNQASMQWTDRNQVGHGLTGFNVNHQSDNRLTYENQGFLACQLDDGHWELRPVAVEAAAAACSNARYVQISMDPVN
- a CDS encoding uncharacterized protein (Compare to YALI0E06743g, some similarities with uniprot|Q8NJ06 Neurospora crassa NCU04633.1, similar to Saccharomyces cerevisiae HRD1 (YOL013C); ancestral locus Anc_6.45), which translates into the protein MSSHPGESLTHLYEMAPTPLTKLGLLSFCVALIFVVFIFGRSLQRIFFGSLHPREVVHLQERAVYTISEFAMQLFVFRAQLNRRFVGMFATLLFIKGLHWMCTVRTRYVYLEYPNSGIVMRYPRLILALVILHVTDILWIRYCLRKLRVSQSMVVSVFLFEITILFCSLLGSTGIMLFDLVEKALLYMCLSKGQLVKSKRYWLFLLGFAVTTAKLISYLIFSATLMGDYCIPLHIFREFYKTLRITISGTRELIKSRKTPNFHGLYWNLQDASEKQINESNDICVVCRDSMKAGGLSGVQAPDKNIPKVLTCGHIVHFGCIACWSEYSNRCPTCRRLVE
- a CDS encoding uncharacterized protein (Compare to YALI0E06765g, similar to uniprot|P38205 Saccharomyces cerevisiae YBL024w NCL1 tRNA (cytosine-5-)-methyltransferase), encoding MGKYPRKKNNQNNRDKNDDGRRKSGWEDVVKENEKWEKYYKAQGIVPEAEWDAFKTACQSPLPVSFRVTGSTELTDEIQAAIVDDYVPHLSGLVFEGEEVVPPQNIKFYPNNHGWQFNVRKTVVRKQKLFSRFHRFLVLETTAGNISRQEAVSMIPPILLDVQPSDAVLDMCAAPGSKTAQLIEAVHAGGDLNPSGFVIANDSDYKRSHMLIHQVQRLNSPNLIVTNHDAQMYPKVAIAAKGVDGAKSNEYLKFDRILCDVPCSGDATMRKNVNVWPDWTPGNALGLHQLQLNILMRGIQLLKPGGRLVYSTCSLNPIENEAVVAEALRLSKGSVHLIESRGDIPNLINSKGMTDWKVQAKGNKDGWNNKGDEGCTDSWFPPTDESIKEQLTKCIRVYPHTQDTGGFFIVAFEKAKDVEEEDDKKRVAEDETRDAKRVKVDASDIIDAAKETASDAKEAVVDAAETVKEAVTDAAETVKEKFEGVVAEVKEDAKDEEPKKSKKMPYDANEEPFVFVDPNHEELQKCWDFYKFNDQFPRDSMMVRNHTGEPTRTIYYTSPSIKPILELNANRLKFVHAGTRFFTLQKNEDTCKWRIQSESVNRAFPYIGARVVKGNLDIIKFLATTEFPKFEILEKEYPEFAKEVSAHTEGCLILTAQYNDREICLPMWRGKMSANLMINKQDKEEFLHRVFKIEGIKTRGQQQQQKPVAAESAERAQGQAEAAKAVEEAKQENEQAEIADEIVEENVVEKAE